In Lolium rigidum isolate FL_2022 chromosome 7, APGP_CSIRO_Lrig_0.1, whole genome shotgun sequence, the DNA window AAGTGCATCGTGCAATAGCTTGTGTTGGCAAAATGACCTCTCTCCAGGAACTAAGATTCAAGGTTCAAAATGTTGGCAGTTTTGGGACAagacaacttcagtctatgaatgTGCTTGTAGTACTTGAAATTTCTCAACTTCaaaatgtgaagactaaagaagaGGCGAGTGGGGCCAGGCTGTTAGATAAAGAGCATCTAGACAAGTTGTCCTTGTCATGGGAGGATAGCAGCATGGCCCTTCAACCTGAAACAGCAAAAGATGTGCTTGAAGGTCTTCAACCACACGAGAACCTCAAAACTCTAGAAATAACTGGATACGGTGGTGCTACCTCCCCAACCTGGCTTTCCGGCAACTTTTCAGTTATCTCACTGCAGATACTTCATTTAGAGAAGTGCAAGGAATGGCGAATTCTTCCAACTCTTGAAATGCCTTTCCTTAGGAAGCTGGCATTGATCAGGATGTTAAATGTAATGGAAGTCGAAGTTCCTTCCTTGGAAGAGTTGATCTTGACCGATATGCCAAAATTGGAAAAATGTGTTGGTTCTTATGGAATGGAATTGACTTCCCATCTAAAGGTTTTGATTATCAAGAACTGCCCTCAGCTGAATGAGTGCACTCATTTCCAGAGTTACTCTTCTTTCGACGCTGAGCAGAAATCGTGGTTTCCGTCACTCAACAAACTCTCCATCGAGCATTGTCCTCAAATAATGTATAATTTTGTTCTCAATTTTGTTCCTGTTCAGTACATTTGCGAATTCTTAGGCACTTACTTTGATAAATGATGTTGCAGCAAGTGGGAAATGTTTCCACTAAGAGAAATGGTGGCCCTCAAGGAGTTGGAGCTGATGGGCCTACATGATGTGAGAGAGTTGGCAGTCCCTTCTCTGGAGAAGTTAGTGTTGATTCAAATGCCAAACCTGGAAATTTGTGGCAGTCTAACAGATTCTCCATCTTTGCAATTTTTACCTTCTCAAGGAGATCAAAAGAGATGGCTATGTAGTATCCGTAGACTCACCATCCATGATTGCCCTTGTTTGATAGTGACACATCCTCTTCCGTCTTCTGAGTTGTCCATCATGGgagttccggcacttccaaaaatGAGTATAAAACAGAGAAAGTTCAGTATCGAATCTAATGAGTTGAGTGTGTTGGATGACCGTTTCTTGGCATTCAGTAACCTTAGGGGCATAACATCGTTGCACATAAGAAAGTGTCCAAATCTGGTATCTCTTTCAAGTGAAGTTTTCAGCCAGCTCAGTGCCTTAGAGAATTTAAGTATATACGACTGCCCAAATCTGGCCAAGTCAAACATTATGTCAGGAGTTGTTCTGGAAAATAGTAGGTCTGTAAGAAGCCTTCTGCTACCATCTCTCAAATCGTTCGTCATGGACAGATGCGGCTTAACAGGGAGCTGGCTAACACAAATGCTTTCACAAACGCAGTCCCTTGAGGTGTTGGAATTAACTGCATGTCCAGCGATAAAGTATCTATCAATCAGTGAACTTTCAGAAACCGAAGGGACCAGCAGTTTGGTTTCAGGAGTGATGACGTCATCCCAAGATGAACATCAATTGAAGCTGCCATATAATCTCCTGTGTTCTCTCAAGAGGTTATGGATTCAGCGCAGCCTGGATCTGGAGTTCGTTGGGGGTAACAAACACTTCGCGGGACTTACCTCCCTTACAGAGCTAGTCCTTCAAGATTGCCCCAAGCTGGTCTCATCGCTGGTGGGTCACATGGGCGAAAGGAAAGATGATGGTAACATGGATGTTGGATTACTCCCGCCATCACTTGAAAACCTGTCGATAAGTTCTTTCCAAGAAAATTATCAGTCCTTCACTCCCGAGGGACTTCTCTGCCTCAAAAGGTTAAAGCTCGCGAACAGCCCTTGTTTTAAGTATGTACAGCTGCATTCCTGTACAGCCCTAGAGGAGCTGCGAATCTGGGGGTGTGTCCAGCTGGCTGCACTGGAGGGCTTGCGATTCCTCACCTCCCTTCGAATTTTGTATATGGAGATGAATCCGGATCTGTCTTGTACATGGGAGCTCAAACTGCAGGAGCAAGAGAATGATGGAAGTCAAATTCAGCTTCTCCCTCCCTCTCTTAAAGAACTTAGGATCTGGATGCTCACAGATAGGGTCCAGTCTGGTCTCCTAAGCTGCCTCCCCAACATCACCAGGTTAATGATATCACGAAGTCCAGAACTGACGTCTCTACAGCTGAGATGCTGCACAACACTTCAAGAATTGGAAATTAGAAACTGTGAGTTTCTTGCTTCGGTTGAGGGCTTCCAGCTCATTAGAAGCCTGACATCCTTGAAACTATCTTACTCCCCCAGCCAACCTTCCTGTTTGGAGCTCGTGTCTCACCAGCATGGGGCTTGTGAAATCTGGTCTAGACTGAGAATTCTTGAGGCTAGTGATGCGTCTGTACTTTCTAGGCCCTTCTGCAAACAGCTCACATCTCTAACGCACCTACAGTTCACATCTTGGGGTAGTGAACCGAAAGACAGCATGGTGAGCCTAACAGAGGAACAAGAGAGAGCACTGCAGCTTCTAACCTCCCTGCAAGACCTTACATATTGGAAACACCCGAAACTCTTATCGCTTCCTGCAAACCTACATAGCTTGACCTCCCTCGAGAGCTTATCCATCTATCATTGTAGCAGCATCACAAGGCTTCCAGACATGGGCCTCCCACCTTCGCTCAGACACCTTCAGTTATCCTGTTGCAGTGAGGAGCTAGGTTCACAATGCAGAATGGCAGCAACGGAGAAGCTAAAGGTCAGGATTAATAGTGAGCGAGTGAATTAATCAACAGTGTCTTCTTCCAAGGTACACTTCTGGACTATTTTCTCTTTACTAGTACTCAGTACCTTTGCCCTCTTCTTGCTTAAAGTAATTGTTACCTTTGCTGACTGCAGCCATCAGCGATGCACATATTGCTGAGGTTTGCCACCACTGGCACAATCGTGCCAGTGTGATATACCCTTTTGGTTTTCCACGAGGCACTCGAATCACATGATGGCTGGACACATAAACCATGTGTTGAAAGTAGCAAACTCTTTTGTTATGATGAACCTATGCTATAGCAAGCCTTACCACGGTATGTAAAGAATTTGTGTGCCTTCACATTTATCTTGATTAGTGCCGTCAGTGGCGCAGTGATGGTGTTGGCAATATTATTCCTTCTCGGTTACTCCTGGCAGCGAGTGACTTTTTATCCCACTGTCTGTGTGTGTGTTATCTTCCTAAAAATTTCTGTGATGAGATAATCATTATTGACCCTCAATTTTCTGTGTTCAGGAGGGAGAACAGTTCTTGCAAGAAGCCTGATCAAAGCTCTAGCAGTACTGTCTTTATTAGatgctttgattcagctcttgggGAGGATCAGGTAGTTTGAAGCGCTAAACATGTTTTTTTTGGGTACATCTGTTTGACATCCATATGCCTCTTGTATTACGCTTACTATTTTCCATTGGCAGATCAGAAGTTCACTTCTGCAACATTTTAGCTCAGGTGGAGAGATCACAAGAGTTTCAAGTCCGAAGGACTATGAAACTGGTGCAAGCAAAGGGTAAGTTGACTCTGTTATGTGAAAGTGCAAATTGCTCTAGCTGTCTTTTTATTGGTAGAACCACCAGTCTTACCATACATTTGTCCTTTCTTTCGCAGGGAAGAAGACCACTTTCGGTGATGACTGATTTAGAAGCTTTAAAACACAAACCTGCCCCTGGTGAAATGCCAAGAATACTTTTTTTTGGGCAGTTTTGGAGATTTATATAATCTTATTAGTGTAGTTTGTAGACCGGCCAGACAATTTTTCAGTAGTTTTGGAGATTTATATTCGCGTGATAAATTTAGTTGCTGTACTTCCTACATAATTGTGATATAGTATTACCTTGTGTTCTAATTTATTTTCTAGCTATTTTGGAGATTGTGGGCACCCCTACCGCTTCCTTTTTAGCATTACCCAAAAATGGTGTATGCTTGACAGTTGCCAATTTTTTTGGCATGTCAatgctacttttttttttgcagggatGCTACTTCACCGTTCGTTTTTCTAACTAACGttgtccaaatcatggtcaggcaaccCAAAATTCTGGCCATCCAAAGTCCAAACATTTGGTAGGGCAAACCTTGGCAAAAATGAAACACACCCTACAACACTCAAGGTCTGGTCAGTCGTCACGCCCTCGGGCACCACCGCGCCACTGTTTCCCCCGTCAAAATAGATAGTACATATCTCTTCTCGAGCGTTTCCGCGCCGCCGGCAACCGCATCAGATTCAACCGTCCGACCACCGTGGCGGTACTCATGTGCAAGCCCATCTACCTCGGCGTGCAGAAGCGCGCGCCTGTCCGCGTACCGACCCGGTCCAGGCCATGGCCTTCCAGTGCGGCTATTAAGCCCTCAACGTGTTCGAGGAAATGCCCCACCAGAAAACCTGCAGCCAAAGTTCATGCGGGGCCAACGCCCGGGGTGCCGTCAACATCGGCGATCTCCATCCAAGGCATCCAAGCATCCCGTCGAATGGTGGAGTGACGTGGTGGGCTCATCTTGGCCCCGGCTATCCCCTTGGCCCTGGCGGCTCACCCTCGCTGGTACGCGGCACACAGGTAACTAAAGTCTCGTCGTTCTGAATCAGTACTGACCAAGTTGGTTGATTATGGTGTCTACTCCCCTTCAGGATAGCATGGGAGGGGTTATACATACGTAACATACCTATCAGAAACCTTCAACATTAACCATCTCAATTAGTGAGTGAGGATCCAGTAATAGTAACCTGGAAATTTACCGGCCGCTACCTACCGGTGTAGTTTTCACCATCGATTCATACTTCAAGATTCTACCTCATATAATCGACCTAAAGATAATTATGCGTGGTGGCCTGCACATTTCATGGCGTAGTGTACATCTTTTTATAAATAGTTGGTGTACATATTTTTAtgaatagttgtttcattgtttgAATAGGCCTGTCGAGGCAGTTCACCTGCTGATTTACCGCATTATATTGTTACAAGTTTTAACGTTATATAATTTGATGGGACATACAGCTAGCTAGCTAACCTAACACGCCAAGGTGTGTTTAATACAAAGGAACAGGCCAGCGCTTTAACCATTTAAGTCGAAGTCAGTGAGTGCGTTGACTCTAAGACGAGAAAATAAAAATGACGCTGCAACAATCGCAACTATATATGCTTCAATAGATTGAGTagacatgatatatatatatgtgatggaTCCAGTTTGTGGTTTAAAATGGTGATCATATCACGATGTCTCGAAAAGATAAGGTGACACGTCACTAATTAGATTATGCTGCAATCGGTTCCAAACCTTACGTTGGCATTTATAAAATAGTGTATAATGACGACCGTCTAAATACATTTATTCAACCGCATCCAGCGAGCATGCATGATTAATTGACTATAGTGGCAAGTATGATGACGGCTGTCTAGCTAGATACATCGAACCCGGTAATTTTTCTTATCTAAATGGTGGTGTGTAGTTAATCATAGCAAGGGACATTTGCGTCAGCATTTCGATGGCAAGCACTGGACTGCTTGACCTAAAACACGGTATGTGTATTAAATTATTGTGTCCATTATTTTACAATTTGCGTACCTCTGCATAGAAACAAACCCACGTCTCTCTGTGCAAGAAAATTGGTCGAGATGAACATATTCCTTTTTTTTGCGTACTtcatactatatatatatatcccattGGTAGTTGAATACATGCTTCAAGCTAGCTATATGCGTATATACACTATAAGTTTGAAATCTGTAAAAAGCAATCCATGCATACCACCGCTCCTACACACCAGCCTAATTGGCACTTGTCAACCAAACAACGAAGGGGGtgagtgagagagaaagagagagtatTCATGGATCTCGTAACAGGGGCCATGGGCTCCCTTCTCCCCAAGCTTGGCAAGCTCCTTAATGAGTACAAGTTGCAGAAGGGCGTCAAGGAAGACATCAAGTCtctggagaaagagatgaagatcATGCGTGCTGCTCTTCACAAGGTGGCAGAGGTGCCACGGGACCAACTTGAGGAGGGCATCAAGATCTGGGCAGGGGAGCTCAGGGAGCTGTCCTACAACATGGAAGACGTTGTAGACAAGTTCCTGGTGCATGTCAATGGCGAGAGCTCTGACCCCAACTCCAACAAGATCAAACAGCTTGGGGATAATATAATTGGCTTGTTCACCAACTGGAAATCTTGTCATCAGATCGCCAACGAGATCAAGGACATCAAGAACCAAGTCAATTATGTGGCCAAACAACATAAGAGGTACAGGGTCAGTGGTATTGTTGCTGCTAATGTAGCTGCTACAACAACAACTTTTGATCCTCGTCTACCTGCTTTGTACAACAAGGTATCTGACCTTGTTGGCATCAATGAGCCAAGAGATGAGTTAATCAAGAGGTTAACAAACAAAAATGACCAAATAGAGATAGTCTCTATTGTTGGATTTGGAGGCTTGGGCAAAACTACTTTGGCTAAAGCTGTATATGACAGTCTCAAACCACAATTTGATTGCACGGCCTTTGTTTCTGTGTCGCAGACTCCTGATATGGTAGGGATTTTCAGGAAGATGCTACATCAGCTTGATAAGAAAAACTATGCCCACATCAATGAAGCATCGCGCGATGCAACAGAGCTCATTGATGAACTCAGAATGTTCCTCCAAAACAAGAGGTATTGATCATTCTTTGCTTTCTCATATATAGTTTGTATGTACTTTCATTGATGTGATTGTGAAGTGCATCGATGCATTTTGCTCAAGACGGTGAATAGAACATGTGTACAAATAGTTAGAAACAATTGCATTCTTTATTTAAATTTCACGTTTTCTGTTGTCTTATTTCATTTAACCCCTATTTCATCCTTGTCTTATTTCTCCatgaattttattatttttgcccATGCTGCTTATATTAACATACACATTCGGGAAGTCCTACGTTATCCTTATTCATTTCTTGATATGGTTCACAAATATTACAACTCATACACATCTATAGGTACCTCATTGTTATTGATGATATATGGAACCTACAATCATGGATAGAAATCAAACATGCTTTGAATGAGAATAGTTGTGCAAGCAGAATAATCACAACAACTCGTGACCTTGATGTTGCTACAAATGTTGGTGGTTCTTTTAAGATAAATCCCCTTAATCTAAAGAGCTCAAAAACCTTATTTTGTGGAAGAATATTTGGTTCTGAGGATAAATTACCTCGACATTTGGGTGAAGCGTCCATAAAGATATTGGATAAATGTGGTGGTGTACCACTAGCTATCATTACCATCGCTAGTGTATTGAATGTACCTAGTAAAATCCAAAACCAAGCAGTGTGGGATAAGGTGTGTGCCTATATTGGTTCTGGACTTGAACATAGTCCTCATGTGAAGACCATGCGGATAATATTGTCCCTAAGCTATTACCACTTACCCTATCATCTGAGAACTTGCCTATTGTATCTAAGTATATATCCAGAAGATCATGAGATCCATAGAGATGACTTGATATGGAAATGGATAGCCGAAGGTTTCATCCAACATAAAAATTCGGATGATAGCTTATTTGAGGTTGGACGCAGTTACTTTACTGAGCTGATAAATAGTGGCATGATCCTGCCGTGCATAGATTTTAAAGGTGATGTAACACATTGCCGTCTGCATGATATGGTGCTTGGCCTAATCTGTTCATTGTCTAGTGAAGAAAACTTTGTTACTATATTGAATCACAGCGGTGGTTGCGGCATATCTTCACCCGTCAATGTTCGCAGGCTGTCAATCCAAAATAGAAATGAAGACAATCAAAGGAAGCCACTTGCTTTCATGAGTAAATCACAAGTGAGGTCTGTTACTACCTTTCCACCTGCTATTAATCAAATGATGTCACTGTCGAGATTTGATGTTTTACGTGTATTGGATCTAAATGGATGTCATCTGGGGAAAAGCAAAAACCTTAACCTCGAGGATGTTGTGAATTTATTTCACTTAAGGTACCTAGGTCTTGCCGGTACAAATATTTGCCAGCTCCCAGCTGGAATAGGAAATCTGCTATTTTTGCAGGTGTTGGATGTAAGATACAATTCCAACCTAAAAGAATTACCATCCAGTATTTGCAAGCTGAGAAGATTGATGTGTCTACTTGTTAATGGTTACCACGCGAGCCTCCCTGATGGGCTGGGAAATCTTACATCCATGGAAGTGTTGAAGAAGATCTGTGCCACCCTAAACATTGTGAAAGAGTTGCGCAAGCTATCAATGCTAAGGGAGCTCAAAGTTAAGTTTGAGCGTAATGCAAGCCTAGAGTATGGGGAAGCTTTTCTTGAGTCTTTACGTCACCTGAAAAATATCCAAAGTGTAATTATTCGTGGGTATTTCCCTTCCATGGATATCTTGGAGAAAAGTTGGCTGCCACCTCAGCAGCTCCGCGCATTTGAGTCTGTCAGGTGCGGAGCATTCTCTGGGGTGCCGGAGTGGATAAAGAGGGATCCACTGTGTCTCTCAGACCTCGCCGAGTTGGTAATTGGCTTCGTGGAACTACGAGAGGAGGACCTACTGATCCTTGGGAGGTTGCCAGTTCTTCGTCGTCTCTGGTTGTGGAGTGCCAAGCAAACGCCGAAGGTGCTGTCCATTGGCGCTGATGGTTTCCACTATCTAACAAGCTTCACACTATACTGTGAATCACCCAGGCAGATAGTGTTTCAGCGAGGCGCTTTTCCAAAGGTTGAGGGGGTTCTCTTTAACTTCAATGTCAAGAAGGCAAAAGATGATGGCAATGGCGATTTCTACTTCGGCCTGCTGAACCTCTTATCCCTTGGGCAGGTCACTGTGGGAATTGATCGTCATGGTGTCACACTTGCAGACGTGAAGGATGCAGTGGTTGCATTGAGGCAGACAGTTAATGTCCATCCCCTTCATCCTGTCATCACCTTTGATATTAGGCCGCTTATACAACAAGAGGAGGTACAAGCACCTAACCAATGCTTTCTTTCTCACAGGCCTATTGTGTTTTATGTCCTACCTAGCTCATGTGTTAATTTCATGATTATGTTTTCAACTTTTTCTCTCATCCTGATTTCTCAGGCACTGAGGGCAAGTGAAATGAATCCAGAGTTTTTCTTTGATGAAGAACTGATTAGAGAGCAAAGGAAGCTCCCGGGGAAATTTCGGAAATTCCGTGCAGAAACTACCTAGTCAGATTCAATCTCCACAATTTAAATTCAGGGAACATTATCCCAATTAAAATGAAGCGGCAATGATGAATCAACATGTACACTAGATTTCACAGAGTTTTATTTTCGTTTGGAAAGCTTCACATAAAGGGTCCATGCAAAATTGTTGACCCTGCTGAGATCCATCAAGGAAACTTCTGATTGCAATATGCCGCTTTCAGTTTGCACCTCTTGTTATCTGCATTTTCCTGTTAAGTGTTGTTTCTTCATACGCATGTATGTACACGTTCGTTTATCAATTCAGTGCCCTCCGtgtaaggtgtgacaggttgcatACCGCATAACTCAAGTATTGCATGACTTATTTACTTCGTCCAGTGGTTCAAAGTGGATCACGCGTCCTTTGTTTATTCTCTTTCAGTGAGGAACTAGGTGCAATGTTCATAATTGCCAGGTATTACCGTATTATTCATTAGTTGCTTGAAACCCAACCTCAGATAGGATGTTTTAAGTCTTTGTGTTATATCACAACACCTGGAATCTGCAGTCAACCAGGGCTTACCTGATTAGCGATGAGATGACTACATATTTTGCTGGATGCCAGGAGCTACAATTCTATGCCTGCTTTTAGGTGGTGGACATTGGTTTAATCTTTTAGCCAAGTTATATTGTAAcaaagaaaaatagaagaaaacaaaaattaaaaataagtttGCTTATAAAgataatttttaaaaaaaaatgccaTGTTGGCGTAAAAGCTAGTTTATAAAAGTATTTGGCTCCTGTCCATATCTTCATCCTACAAGCTTAATTAATCAGGCTCTTATTTGTTTTTGTCTTACCCTGGAGACTGCAACACAAATCTCATATTAAGTATGATGAATTTACTGAGGATCACTATATATGATGGCGTCAGGTGTGTATTGGCAAATTTGGCCATGTCCATGAGAAACTGAAGATTGTAAAGCAATCAGTGGGCGACGATGATCTCGTAGAGAAACTGAAGGCTGGATTCAAGAGTGGGCGCTTAGAAGACCATGGATTTTTGTGCCAACTGTGGCCTAGCTAGCAAATATGTCTGAACTCTGTATTCCATTGGGTTTCAAGGTATCGACCACCGAGACaacatcaagatgaagatcacgtggtgTGTGATGCATGGAGCCAACAGCAAACCTATGGTGCCAAATGTGGAAACCATTTCTTCCCTCCATTCGTAGAGGAGATGCGTGCATTCTCTTGTACGTTACGTCGTTATGAGTTACTCGTAGTCGAGATGTCCTATCCTGTCAGTTCCTTGCCTGAAGAAATTGGTGAAGTTGGTGTGAGACTCAGAGCTGAAGTCCCTGGGCCAGACGAGGTGAAGAATATCAAGGAATAtcaaactgattttttttttagatgaaggAATATCAAACTGTTTGTGTAAAGTGTTGTAAACAGAGCAAATACAGTTGCAGGACTACGTCTATAGAAACATGAAGTTTATTTTGAGTAAATAAAGTACTCTATATAACCTTTTTTCCAAATCAGAGAAATATATACAcaactataaagaaagcaactgctCTGGCCCGAGCGAGAAAACAGCCTACTTTTTCATTGGCACTTGTGGCAGTCTCATGGGCCGAAGTCGCCACTTTCGGCCCGGCCACTCGCTTAATAGACTATGTATTCTAGCTCGACCTGGCTCAGTCTCACTCCGTCCAGTCTCCGTCCACATTGCTCACGCCACCGCCCACCGGAATTCtgttccaccaccgccgccgtcctGAAGCCGCGCGTGGCTTCTCTTCCACCAGAGCCGACCTCTAGCCGCCGCGCCGTAGGTGACCAGCTCGAATACTCCGTTTCTTGGCGCGGCGCAGGAGATCAGCCGCGAGCATCGCCGGCGACCTGGGACCTGGGATGGAGGGCGCGAGCGCATCTGCGGGGGCGGAAGACGTGCGGCGGAGCATGGGGAGGCGCGCGCGCGTGCGACGGAGCAGGCCACTCGGGTAAGACGGCAGCTGCCGCCAGCCGCTACTGCTGCAACTGGGTTAGTCCCACATCGAAAGTTTAGGAGCGATTAGAGGGATTTATAAACGCTCGTCTCAGCGAGGGTATCACCAAGTAGCATACGAATAGATTACGGCGTCTACTGTAGGTgtgtatagggttagggttagatggGCGCGAGTagaggggggtggggggggggtggGTATGCACCCCCGGAGGACGGCTTGGGGGGGAGGCTATGCCGACCCTCGGCAGTCAGGCAGAGGAGGGGGCTACAGGGGGGAGAAATTACCTATTATAAGATaagaataaaattaaaataaattgGTGGGTTCCTCCCACACTTTCATCTATTTTTTCTCGTTTTATACCTATATAGATGACTTACAATTTTTAGAAGTAACTGGACAATTTTTTATTACTCTTTCTAGAATACAC includes these proteins:
- the LOC124670818 gene encoding uncharacterized protein LOC124670818, which encodes MAGFVGTVVDAAIGWMVQSILGSFFTGQMEAWTREVGLDEDVEKLKFEMRNVEMVLAAAEGRRIDNKPLAQSLDDLSELLYDSEDVMDELDYYRLQQQIEQGNGSSVPSGFNPEGSHTSPSTPSSAFEFVYNATRQVTSWASCDRKRKREDEGPAHSTLLTIEVKHDISKRINRIVNHLCTIGNAVQRVLQLVIAHPITTPSESRIIARNARMTTSVLIESKVYGRDAERDMIIDLLINKGCNDLNVLPVVGIGGVGKTTLARYVYCDQRTTDHFDLQMWVCVSTDFTERRLTLEILEHVCKDRQEYENINNFNVLQEILLKYIRNKRFLLVLDDVWEDRDKSGWDELLAPLRHSQVSGCMILATTRRKSVAKLLGTMIEVELNGLDEKDFWLLFKAFAFGNEKYEGHPSLQSIGKQIAKALKGCPLAAQSVGALLNTCVSYKHWRTVQDKWKSLQEDADDILPILKISYDYLPVHLQRCFSFCSLFPEDYQFNGEKLVCVWISQNFVQCEDPTMRLEETGQQYLDRLVDLGFFQKVGLRYVMHDLMHELAGKVSSHECATIHGLKAEAIRPRVRHLSIITTAFDKDRGSFPTEMFEKVLQKIGPLPKLRTLMLFGRSSMSLLESLRTLCKEAKCLRLLNCFVTGADISSIISLLNPCHVRYLECVCVASTQTSLYRVYKYNVSPQALTRFYHLQVLDVGVSGNFVVPTDMHNLVNLRHLVSHEKVHRAIACVGKMTSLQELRFKVQNVGSFGTRQLQSMNVLVVLEISQLQNVKTKEEASGARLLDKEHLDKLSLSWEDSSMALQPETAKDVLEGLQPHENLKTLEITGYGGATSPTWLSGNFSVISLQILHLEKCKEWRILPTLEMPFLRKLALIRMLNVMEVEVPSLEELILTDMPKLEKCVGSYGMELTSHLKVLIIKNCPQLNECTHFQSYSSFDAEQKSWFPSLNKLSIEHCPQIIKWEMFPLREMVALKELELMGLHDVRELAVPSLEKLVLIQMPNLEICGSLTDSPSLQFLPSQGDQKRWLCSIRRLTIHDCPCLIVTHPLPSSELSIMGVPALPKMSIKQRKFSIESNELSVLDDRFLAFSNLRGITSLHIRKCPNLVSLSSEVFSQLSALENLSIYDCPNLAKSNIMSGVVLENSRSVRSLLLPSLKSFVMDRCGLTGSWLTQMLSQTQSLEVLELTACPAIKYLSISELSETEGTSSLVSGVMTSSQDEHQLKLPYNLLCSLKRLWIQRSLDLEFVGGNKHFAGLTSLTELVLQDCPKLVSSLVGHMGERKDDGNMDVGLLPPSLENLSISSFQENYQSFTPEGLLCLKRLKLANSPCFKYVQLHSCTALEELRIWGCVQLAALEGLRFLTSLRILYMEMNPDLSCTWELKLQEQENDGSQIQLLPPSLKELRIWMLTDRVQSGLLSCLPNITRLMISRSPELTSLQLRCCTTLQELEIRNCEFLASVEGFQLIRSLTSLKLSYSPSQPSCLELVSHQHGACEIWSRLRILEASDASVLSRPFCKQLTSLTHLQFTSWGSEPKDSMVSLTEEQERALQLLTSLQDLTYWKHPKLLSLPANLHSLTSLESLSIYHCSSITRLPDMGLPPSLRHLQLSCCSEELGSQCRMAATEKLKVRINSERVNPSAMHILLRFATTGTIVPVRENSSCKKPDQSSSSTVFIRCFDSALGEDQIRSSLLQHFSSGGEITRVSSPKDYETGASKGEEDHFREKERVFMDLVTGAMGSLLPKLGKLLNEYKLQKGVKEDIKSLEKEMKIMRAALHKVAEVPRDQLEEGIKIWAGELRELSYNMEDVVDKFLVHVNGESSDPNSNKIKQLGDNIIGLFTNWKSCHQIANEIKDIKNQVNYVAKQHKRYRVSGIVAANVAATTTTFDPRLPALYNKVSDLVGINEPRDELIKRLTNKNDQIEIVSIVGFGGLGKTTLAKAVYDSLKPQFDCTAFVSVSQTPDMVGIFRKMLHQLDKKNYAHINEASRDATELIDELRMFLQNKRYLIVIDDIWNLQSWIEIKHALNENSCASRIITTTRDLDVATNVGGSFKINPLNLKSSKTLFCGRIFGSEDKLPRHLGEASIKILDKCGGVPLAIITIASVLNVPSKIQNQAVWDKVCAYIGSGLEHSPHVKTMRIILSLSYYHLPYHLRTCLLYLSIYPEDHEIHRDDLIWKWIAEGFIQHKNSDDSLFEVGRSYFTELINSGMILPCIDFKGDVTHCRLHDMVLGLICSLSSEENFVTILNHSGGCGISSPVNVRRLSIQNRNEDNQRKPLAFMSKSQVRSVTTFPPAINQMMSLSRFDVLRVLDLNGCHLGKSKNLNLEDVVNLFHLRYLGLAGTNICQLPAGIGNLLFLQVLDVRYNSNLKELPSSICKLRRLMCLLVNGYHASLPDGLGNLTSMEVLKKICATLNIVKELRKLSMLRELKVKFERNASLEYGEAFLESLRHLKNIQSVIIRGYFPSMDILEKSWLPPQQLRAFESVRCGAFSGVPEWIKRDPLCLSDLAELVIGFVELREEDLLILGRLPVLRRLWLWSAKQTPKVLSIGADGFHYLTSFTLYCESPRQIVFQRGAFPKVEGVLFNFNVKKAKDDGNGDFYFGLLNLLSLGQVTVGIDRHGVTLADVKDAVVALRQTVNVHPLHPVITFDIRPLIQQEEALRASEMNPEFFFDEELIREQRKLPGKFRKFRAETT